From the genome of Blautia pseudococcoides, one region includes:
- the spoVG gene encoding septation regulator SpoVG, giving the protein MNITDVRVRRVAKEGKMKAVVSITIDEEFVVHDIKVIEGEKGLFIAMPSRKATDGEYRDIAHPINSETRERIQGIILEKYEQVLAEEPVEVEAEA; this is encoded by the coding sequence ATGAACATCACAGATGTAAGAGTAAGAAGAGTTGCGAAGGAAGGTAAGATGAAAGCTGTTGTCTCCATTACAATTGATGAAGAATTTGTAGTGCATGACATTAAGGTTATCGAAGGGGAAAAAGGTTTATTCATTGCCATGCCCAGCCGTAAAGCAACCGACGGTGAATACAGGGATATCGCACATCCGATTAACTCTGAAACCCGTGAAAGGATCCAGGGCATCATTTTGGAAAAATACGAACAGGTACTCGCTGAGGAGCCTGTAGAAGTTGAAGCTGAAGCATAA
- the glgD gene encoding glucose-1-phosphate adenylyltransferase subunit GlgD, producing the protein MRAIGIILAGGNNNKMRELSQKRAIAAMPIAGSYRSIDFALSNMSNSHIQKVAVLTQYNARSLNEHLSSSKWWDFGRKQGGLYTFTPTITADNSFWYRGTADAMIQNLNFLKSSHEPYVVIASGDGVYKLDFNKVLEYHIAKRADISVVCTDVYGDDTTRFGCLKMNEDSRIEEFEEKPMVTRTNTVSTGIYVIRRRQLIELLEKCAQEDRYDFVKDILIRYKNLKRIYGYKINTYWSNISTVESYYKTNMDFLKPKVRDYFFNQYPGVQSKIDDLPPAKYNPGSDVKNSLVSSGCIINGQVENSVLFKKVFVGNNCVIKNSIILNDVYLGDNTHIENCIVESRDTIRANSYYCGEDGIKIVVEKNERYVL; encoded by the coding sequence ATGAGAGCAATAGGTATTATTCTTGCCGGCGGCAATAACAATAAAATGAGAGAGTTATCACAGAAAAGAGCGATTGCAGCAATGCCAATCGCTGGAAGTTACCGCAGCATAGACTTTGCGCTTAGCAACATGTCAAATTCCCATATTCAAAAAGTTGCGGTTCTGACACAGTACAATGCCCGTTCCTTAAATGAGCATCTGAGCTCATCCAAATGGTGGGATTTCGGAAGAAAGCAGGGAGGCCTCTACACCTTCACACCTACCATTACTGCTGACAACAGCTTCTGGTACAGAGGCACAGCAGATGCCATGATCCAGAACCTGAACTTCCTCAAATCAAGCCATGAGCCTTATGTGGTGATCGCATCCGGTGATGGTGTGTACAAGCTGGATTTCAATAAAGTTCTGGAGTACCATATTGCAAAGCGGGCAGACATCTCAGTTGTCTGCACAGATGTGTATGGTGATGACACCACCAGATTCGGCTGTCTGAAAATGAATGAGGACAGCAGGATTGAAGAATTTGAAGAAAAACCCATGGTGACGCGCACAAATACTGTCTCTACGGGTATTTATGTGATCAGAAGAAGACAGCTTATTGAGCTTCTGGAAAAATGTGCACAGGAAGACAGATATGATTTTGTAAAAGATATTCTCATCCGTTATAAGAACCTGAAGAGAATCTATGGTTACAAGATCAATACCTACTGGAGCAATATTTCCACTGTGGAATCTTATTATAAAACCAATATGGACTTCCTGAAACCAAAGGTAAGAGATTACTTCTTCAACCAGTATCCCGGAGTTCAGTCAAAAATAGATGATCTGCCTCCGGCAAAATACAATCCCGGTTCAGATGTGAAGAACAGCCTGGTTTCCAGCGGATGTATCATCAACGGACAGGTTGAGAACTCTGTTCTGTTTAAGAAAGTATTTGTAGGCAATAACTGCGTGATCAAGAATTCCATTATTCTCAACGATGTGTATCTGGGGGATAATACCCACATTGAGAACTGTATCGTAGAGAGCCGTGATACCATTCGTGCCAATTCCTACTATTGCGGTGAGGACGGCATTAAAATCGTAGTGGAAAAGAACGAGCGTTATGTACTATAA
- a CDS encoding glucose-1-phosphate adenylyltransferase — MIKKEMIAMLLAGGQGSRLGVLTAKVAKPAVTFGGKYRIIDFPLSNCINSGVDTVGVLTQYQPLRLNTHIGIGIPWDLDKNVGGVSILPPYEKKTDTEWYTGTANAIYQNMAYMEEFNPDYVLILGGDHIYKMDYEVMLDYHKANKADATLACMPVPWEEASRFGLAITDESGRVTDFEEKPEHPKSNLASMGIYIFSWPVLKEALLALKDQPGCDFGKHILPYCKDKGQRLFAYEYNGYWKDVGTLGSYWEANMELIDIIPEFNLYEEFWKIYTKSDIIPPQYISADAVVERSIVGEGTEIYGEVHNSVIGAGVVIKKGAVVRDSIIMKQSFLGENCVIDKAIIAENVTVGDNVVMGIGEEVPNKEKPGVYSFGLVTVGENTVIPSDVKIGKNTAIVGETSSEDYPDGVLESGETLNKEGETA, encoded by the coding sequence ATGATTAAGAAAGAGATGATTGCAATGTTGCTCGCAGGTGGACAAGGCAGCAGATTAGGCGTACTGACTGCAAAAGTCGCAAAACCCGCAGTAACATTCGGGGGAAAGTACAGAATAATAGATTTCCCGCTGAGCAACTGCATTAATTCAGGAGTTGATACCGTAGGTGTACTTACACAGTACCAGCCGCTTCGCCTGAATACTCATATTGGCATCGGTATTCCGTGGGATCTCGATAAGAATGTTGGAGGCGTATCCATTCTTCCGCCATACGAGAAGAAGACGGATACGGAATGGTATACAGGGACTGCTAATGCTATCTACCAGAACATGGCATATATGGAGGAGTTCAACCCGGATTATGTGTTGATCCTGGGCGGCGACCACATTTACAAAATGGACTATGAGGTAATGCTGGATTACCACAAAGCGAACAAGGCAGACGCTACTCTGGCATGCATGCCCGTTCCGTGGGAGGAGGCAAGCCGATTTGGACTTGCTATCACAGATGAATCAGGACGCGTTACGGATTTTGAGGAGAAACCGGAGCATCCTAAGAGCAATCTGGCATCCATGGGTATTTATATTTTCAGCTGGCCGGTACTGAAGGAAGCCCTCCTTGCCCTGAAAGACCAGCCTGGATGTGACTTTGGAAAACATATCCTTCCGTACTGCAAGGATAAAGGCCAGCGCCTGTTTGCTTATGAGTACAATGGATATTGGAAAGATGTTGGAACACTGGGTTCCTATTGGGAAGCCAATATGGAGCTGATTGATATTATTCCTGAATTTAATTTATATGAAGAGTTCTGGAAGATTTATACCAAGAGTGATATTATTCCCCCGCAGTATATTTCTGCTGACGCTGTGGTGGAGAGAAGCATTGTGGGAGAAGGGACCGAGATATACGGTGAGGTACATAATTCCGTTATTGGTGCAGGTGTCGTTATCAAAAAAGGCGCGGTTGTGCGCGATTCCATTATCATGAAACAATCTTTCCTTGGGGAGAATTGTGTGATAGACAAGGCAATCATCGCAGAGAATGTCACAGTGGGAGACAATGTAGTCATGGGAATCGGTGAAGAGGTTCCGAACAAAGAAAAACCAGGTGTTTATTCCTTTGGTCTTGTAACCGTGGGAGAAAACACAGTGATTCCGTCCGATGTTAAGATTGGCAAGAACACCGCCATTGTTGGTGAAACATCAAGTGAAGACTATCCGGACGGCGTACTGGAGAGCGGCGAAACATTGAATAAGGAAGGTGAGACAGCATGA
- the murC gene encoding UDP-N-acetylmuramate--L-alanine ligase, with protein MYQIDFNKPLHIHFIGIGGISMSGLAEILLKENFPISGSDSRKSQLTAHLESLGAVVRIGQRASNITDDIELVVYTAAIHEDNPEFACARQKGLPMLTRAELLGQIMKNYEVPVAVAGTHGKTTTTSMISHILLEADADPTISVGGILPAIHGNIRVGQSETFVTEACEYTNSFLSFFPKISIILNIDADHLDFFKDLDDIRHSFKLFAEKLPADGTLIISSDIPDYEEITGGLSCAVITCGLEHEADYMAKNITFDEFAHASFDCVKGNEILGRFSLSVPGTHNVANALSAIALGEKLGLSMEHIRKGLLHFGGTDRRFQYKGKVAGVTIIDDYAHHPTEIAATLQTAKNYPHKTTWCVFQPHTYTRTKALLNEFAEALTLADKVVLADIYAARETDNLGISSRILCDLVASLGTDAYYFSTFDEIEEFLLKNCIHDDLLITMGAGDVYKIGENLLGM; from the coding sequence ATGTATCAGATAGATTTTAATAAGCCGCTGCACATTCACTTCATCGGTATCGGCGGCATCAGCATGAGCGGTCTGGCTGAAATCCTTTTAAAAGAAAATTTCCCCATATCAGGTTCAGACTCCAGAAAGTCCCAACTGACTGCCCATCTGGAGAGCCTTGGTGCCGTTGTCCGCATTGGCCAGCGCGCTTCCAACATTACCGATGACATTGAGCTGGTGGTCTACACCGCAGCGATCCATGAAGATAATCCGGAATTTGCATGTGCCCGCCAGAAGGGGCTCCCCATGCTCACAAGAGCAGAGCTTCTGGGACAGATCATGAAAAACTATGAGGTACCCGTAGCGGTAGCAGGCACACACGGTAAGACCACCACCACTTCCATGATCTCACATATTCTGCTGGAAGCTGATGCTGACCCTACTATCTCTGTAGGCGGAATTCTGCCTGCCATCCACGGAAATATCCGTGTGGGCCAGTCAGAGACTTTTGTCACAGAGGCCTGTGAGTACACCAACAGTTTTCTGAGTTTTTTCCCAAAAATCAGTATTATCCTGAATATTGATGCAGACCATCTGGATTTCTTCAAAGACCTGGATGATATCCGCCATTCCTTCAAACTGTTTGCAGAGAAACTGCCCGCTGACGGAACCTTGATCATCAGCAGTGATATCCCGGACTATGAAGAGATCACGGGAGGTCTTTCCTGCGCAGTGATCACCTGCGGACTGGAGCATGAGGCTGATTATATGGCTAAGAATATTACCTTCGACGAATTCGCCCACGCATCTTTTGACTGCGTAAAGGGCAATGAGATACTTGGCCGCTTCTCCCTGTCTGTTCCCGGAACCCACAATGTTGCCAATGCCCTGTCAGCCATTGCCCTGGGGGAAAAACTGGGCCTTTCCATGGAGCACATCCGAAAGGGGCTACTGCACTTCGGCGGCACAGACCGGCGGTTCCAGTACAAGGGTAAGGTGGCCGGCGTCACCATCATCGACGACTATGCCCATCATCCCACAGAGATCGCCGCAACCCTGCAGACCGCCAAAAATTATCCACACAAAACTACCTGGTGTGTCTTCCAGCCACATACTTATACCAGGACAAAAGCCCTGCTGAATGAGTTCGCGGAAGCGCTGACCCTGGCCGACAAGGTAGTGCTGGCTGATATCTACGCAGCCCGCGAGACCGACAACCTGGGGATATCCTCCCGGATCCTGTGTGATCTGGTTGCCTCTCTTGGTACAGATGCGTATTATTTTTCCACATTTGATGAGATAGAAGAATTTTTATTAAAAAATTGTATCCACGATGATTTGTTGATAACTATGGGGGCCGGAGATGTGTATAAAATCGGCGAAAACCTGCTAGGAATGTAA
- a CDS encoding DnaD domain protein yields the protein MGQFIIHNDFPGDFTLVSNYFLDTYMPQANGEFVKIYLWLLRSASVSGAALELSSIADIFNCTENDVLRALKYWKNTGVLDVTFDGRGNLKELRLRSLTGGAKAAPPKAPQAPSVKALAETVPETAASREKSQTSEPKTLSPDKVKELSGRDDVIELLFIAEQYLGKTLTPTEINKLLFFYEELHFSKDLMEYLIEYCVSKGSRSIRYIEKVALAWAEENITTVKQAKQETNTYNKNFFAILKAFGIKNRNPVDEETRYMNLWLNEYAFTLDIISAACSRTVIATGHPNFAYADSILHNWQKKGVKHLSDIDKLDEDRMQQKAAKAESSTRPKPAPSKNKFNNFHQRTYNVDELEKQLLK from the coding sequence ATGGGACAGTTCATCATACACAATGATTTTCCCGGAGACTTTACGCTTGTCTCCAACTATTTTCTGGATACTTATATGCCGCAGGCCAACGGAGAGTTTGTCAAAATATATCTCTGGCTTCTGCGCAGCGCTTCCGTATCCGGCGCCGCTCTGGAGCTGTCATCTATTGCCGATATCTTTAACTGTACGGAAAATGATGTGCTCCGCGCATTGAAATACTGGAAAAACACAGGCGTCCTTGATGTAACCTTCGACGGGCGCGGGAATTTAAAAGAACTCCGGCTGCGTTCCCTCACAGGCGGAGCAAAAGCTGCGCCGCCAAAGGCACCCCAGGCTCCATCCGTTAAAGCACTGGCTGAAACTGTACCCGAAACTGCCGCCTCCAGGGAAAAAAGCCAGACTTCTGAACCCAAGACCCTGTCCCCCGACAAAGTAAAAGAACTGTCCGGCAGGGATGACGTGATCGAACTTCTGTTTATTGCAGAACAATATCTGGGGAAAACCCTGACTCCCACGGAGATCAATAAGCTCCTCTTTTTTTACGAAGAGCTTCATTTCTCAAAGGATTTGATGGAGTATTTGATCGAATACTGTGTATCCAAAGGAAGCCGCAGTATCCGTTATATTGAAAAAGTGGCGCTTGCCTGGGCGGAGGAGAATATTACCACCGTAAAGCAGGCAAAGCAGGAGACCAATACATATAATAAAAATTTCTTTGCTATCCTCAAGGCCTTCGGCATCAAAAACCGGAACCCTGTGGATGAAGAGACCCGTTATATGAATCTCTGGCTGAATGAGTACGCCTTCACACTGGATATCATATCCGCTGCCTGCAGCCGTACCGTCATTGCCACCGGCCACCCCAATTTCGCCTATGCGGATTCTATTCTGCATAATTGGCAGAAAAAGGGTGTCAAGCACCTGTCTGATATAGACAAGCTGGATGAAGACCGCATGCAGCAGAAAGCAGCCAAGGCGGAAAGCAGCACTCGTCCAAAACCGGCACCTTCCAAGAACAAATTCAACAATTTCCACCAACGCACCTACAATGTGGACGAACTGGAAAAACAATTACTGAAATAA
- a CDS encoding ATP-binding protein has protein sequence MSLNNFQYDALMRAYNEKQLNHKHEQDEHIQQAYEMIPRLQEIDGEIASLSLKKARALLLPSPKDDFDLSAAIGELSEERTALLQIHGFTPDYLELKYDCPFCRDTGYVENQKCSCFKKAAVDLLYTQSNIREILETENFENFSLEYYPQDITNPATGLSALETAQDAVDKAWDFIDHFGEHPCGLFFYGDTGVGKTYLSHCIAKELIDRAYFVLYFSSFDLFDLLAKNTFQKDAAASDIAGFIYDCDLLIIDDLGTELTNNFVASQLFCCINERIMNHKSTIISTNLAMEDFLETYSERIFSRISSNYTMLKLIGNDIRIQKKLLGGK, from the coding sequence GTGTCGCTGAACAATTTCCAATACGACGCGCTGATGCGCGCATACAACGAGAAACAACTGAATCATAAGCATGAGCAGGATGAGCACATCCAACAGGCTTATGAGATGATTCCGCGTCTCCAGGAAATCGACGGAGAGATTGCGTCCCTGAGCCTGAAAAAGGCAAGGGCCCTGCTGCTCCCCTCACCGAAGGATGACTTTGACCTCTCTGCCGCCATTGGAGAGCTTTCCGAAGAACGGACTGCGCTTCTGCAGATCCACGGCTTTACGCCTGACTATCTGGAGCTGAAGTATGACTGCCCGTTCTGTAGGGACACGGGTTATGTAGAAAATCAAAAATGTTCCTGTTTTAAGAAAGCTGCTGTAGATTTACTGTATACACAGTCCAATATCAGGGAAATACTTGAAACAGAGAACTTTGAAAACTTTTCCTTGGAGTATTATCCACAGGATATCACAAACCCTGCCACAGGCCTCAGCGCACTGGAGACAGCCCAGGACGCAGTGGACAAGGCCTGGGATTTTATTGACCATTTCGGTGAGCATCCATGCGGCCTGTTCTTCTACGGCGACACAGGAGTGGGAAAGACCTACCTCTCCCATTGTATTGCCAAGGAACTCATTGACAGGGCATATTTTGTGCTGTATTTTTCATCCTTTGATCTCTTTGACCTGCTGGCAAAGAACACCTTCCAGAAGGATGCAGCGGCCTCTGATATAGCTGGTTTTATCTATGACTGTGACCTGCTCATCATTGACGATCTGGGGACCGAGCTTACCAACAATTTTGTGGCAAGCCAGCTTTTCTGCTGTATCAATGAACGTATTATGAACCATAAATCTACTATTATTTCCACCAACCTTGCCATGGAAGACTTTCTGGAGACGTATTCCGAGCGTATCTTCTCCAGGATTTCCAGCAATTATACCATGCTGAAGCTGATCGGAAATGATATAAGGATCCAAAAAAAACTTTTAGGAGGAAAGTAA